A portion of the Desulfobaccales bacterium genome contains these proteins:
- a CDS encoding DUF502 domain-containing protein, translating to MPDKDPEPLVSSRKAYLMAGVVTAIPLLITWWVVRFIVTLLRDFGGPAVSWLHLALRPWSPEAARLLLHPWFESVLAVILAVVGFYLLGWGATRVVGRRLLATLDALVHRIPLVSTVYGAVQKFLAVLQQKPDGVDRVVLIDFPSPEMKTVGFVTRTLVDAATGRQLAAVYVPTTPNPTSGYLEIVPLEKVISTDWTMDEAMTFIMSGGAVAPPALRYFQETETSRPAAGRQGVFGGEKAREEGEGA from the coding sequence ATGCCAGACAAAGATCCCGAGCCTCTGGTGAGCTCCCGGAAAGCCTATCTCATGGCAGGGGTAGTCACCGCCATCCCCCTGCTCATCACCTGGTGGGTGGTGCGCTTCATCGTCACCTTGCTCCGGGATTTCGGCGGTCCGGCAGTAAGCTGGCTGCACCTGGCCTTGCGGCCCTGGTCCCCGGAAGCGGCCCGCCTGCTTCTCCACCCCTGGTTTGAGTCGGTGCTGGCGGTCATCCTGGCGGTGGTGGGTTTTTATCTCCTGGGCTGGGGGGCCACCCGGGTGGTGGGCCGGCGGCTCCTGGCCACCCTGGACGCCCTGGTGCACCGCATCCCCTTGGTGAGCACGGTTTACGGCGCGGTGCAGAAATTCCTGGCCGTGCTGCAGCAAAAGCCCGACGGGGTGGACCGGGTGGTGCTTATTGATTTCCCCTCGCCGGAGATGAAGACCGTGGGATTTGTCACCCGCACCCTGGTGGACGCCGCCACCGGACGGCAGCTGGCCGCGGTCTATGTGCCCACCACCCCCAACCCCACTTCGGGTTACTTGGAGATTGTGCCCTTGGAAAAGGTCATCTCCACGGACTGGACCATGGACGAGGCCATGACTTTTATCATGTCCGGGGGCGCGGTGGCCCCGCCTGCTTTGCGGTATTTCCAGGAGACGGAGACTTCCCGGCCGGCGGCAGGTCGGCAGGGAGTGTTCGGAGGAGAAAAGGCTCGGGAGGAAGGGGAGGGGGCATGA
- a CDS encoding carbon-nitrogen hydrolase family protein — protein sequence MLVAAVQMQSTADMAANLAAARELVTEAATHGAMLVALPEHFAYLGPEEAAPPSAQPLNGPLVQEFGELARQLGVFLLLGSFPETTEPGRLPYNTSVFLAPDGKVLAAYRKIHLFDVEMTDGPRYQESKSVRPGHELVVAPIPRTPFLAGMSICYDLRFPELYRALSAQGADLFFIPAAFTQRTGRDHWEVLVRARAIENLAYVLAPAQWGRHSPGRSSYGRSLIVDPWGTVLAQAPDGVGVIYAELNHQRLTRLREELPCLKHRRL from the coding sequence ATGCTGGTGGCGGCGGTGCAGATGCAGTCCACGGCGGACATGGCGGCCAACCTGGCGGCGGCCCGGGAGTTGGTCACCGAGGCGGCGACACATGGGGCCATGTTGGTGGCTCTGCCGGAGCATTTTGCCTATCTGGGGCCGGAGGAGGCCGCCCCGCCCTCGGCCCAGCCTCTAAATGGGCCGTTGGTGCAAGAATTCGGGGAGTTGGCCCGGCAGCTGGGGGTCTTTCTCCTCCTGGGCTCCTTTCCGGAGACCACCGAGCCTGGCCGTTTGCCCTATAACACCAGCGTCTTTTTGGCGCCGGACGGCAAGGTGCTGGCCGCCTACCGGAAGATCCACCTCTTTGACGTGGAGATGACCGACGGCCCCCGCTACCAGGAGTCCAAATCCGTGCGGCCGGGCCATGAGCTGGTGGTGGCGCCTATCCCCCGCACGCCTTTTTTGGCGGGGATGTCCATCTGCTATGACCTGCGCTTCCCGGAGCTTTACCGGGCGCTGTCCGCCCAGGGGGCCGATCTCTTCTTCATCCCCGCGGCCTTCACCCAGAGGACCGGCCGGGATCACTGGGAGGTCTTGGTCAGGGCCCGGGCCATCGAAAACCTGGCTTATGTGCTGGCCCCGGCCCAATGGGGGCGGCACTCCCCAGGGCGGTCGAGCTACGGCCGCTCCCTCATCGTGGACCCTTGGGGGACGGTCCTGGCCCAGGCGCCGGACGGGGTGGGGGTGATTTACGCCGAACTGAACCACCAGCGCCTCACCCGCTTGCGGGAGGAGCTCCCCTGCCTGAAACACCGCCGCCTGTAG
- a CDS encoding aconitate hydratase, which produces MAQTLVEQILAAHLVEGELVPGAEIGLKIDHTLTQDATGTLAYLEFEAMGVPRVKTEVAVCYVDHNLLQADFRNADDHRFLRTVAARYGLYFSPPGNGICHQVHLERFSAPGKTLIGSDSHTPTAGGAGMLAFGAGGLDVALAMAGQPFYLPMPRVLGVRLTGRLPDWVSAKDVILALLGRLTVRGGRGYILEYFGPGVKTLSVPERAAIANMGAELGATSSIFPSDEKTRTFLRLQGREQDWRPLKAQGRPTYHRVEEVDLAALEPMVAQPSSPDNVVPVREAEGIPVDQVLIGSCANSSFRDLMVVAKALAGKKVHPRVSLEINPGSRQVLETLILAGGLVPLLEAGARIMPPGCWGCIGIGQAPATEAVSVRTFTRNFPGRSGTKGDQVFLVSPETAAATAIYGQLTDPRRLGQAPRIALPRYSIVNGKHLVPPLPPEEAARVEVLRGPNIVPFPELTPLPETWRGEVWLVTGDNVSTDDILPAGSQILPLRSNLPAISEFAFTRLDPEFPRRVKGRGEGAIVGGDNYGQGSSREHAALAPRYLGVRVKLVRSFARIHLANLINFGILPLTFEDPGDYAYLHEGQELELPEVKARLLGGEERLPLRVNGREIWVRAELTPRQRKILALGGALNLARGA; this is translated from the coding sequence ATGGCGCAGACCCTTGTGGAGCAGATATTGGCGGCCCATCTGGTGGAGGGGGAACTCGTCCCCGGAGCCGAGATCGGGCTTAAGATCGATCACACCCTGACCCAGGACGCCACCGGCACCTTGGCCTATCTCGAGTTTGAGGCCATGGGGGTGCCCCGGGTGAAGACCGAGGTGGCGGTTTGCTACGTGGATCACAACCTCCTGCAGGCGGATTTCCGCAACGCCGATGATCATCGGTTTTTGCGCACCGTAGCGGCCCGCTACGGCCTCTATTTCTCCCCGCCGGGGAACGGCATCTGCCACCAGGTGCACCTGGAGCGCTTCAGCGCCCCGGGCAAGACCCTCATCGGCTCGGACAGCCACACCCCCACCGCCGGCGGGGCGGGCATGCTGGCCTTCGGGGCCGGGGGCCTGGATGTGGCCCTGGCCATGGCCGGCCAGCCCTTCTATCTCCCCATGCCCCGGGTGCTGGGGGTGCGCCTCACCGGCCGGTTGCCGGACTGGGTGTCGGCCAAGGATGTCATCCTGGCCCTTTTAGGGCGCCTCACGGTCCGGGGCGGCCGGGGCTACATCCTCGAGTATTTCGGGCCGGGGGTGAAGACCCTGAGCGTGCCGGAGCGGGCCGCCATCGCCAACATGGGGGCGGAGCTGGGGGCCACCTCCTCTATCTTCCCCTCCGATGAGAAGACCCGCACGTTCCTGCGGCTTCAGGGCCGGGAGCAGGACTGGCGGCCCCTCAAAGCCCAGGGGAGGCCCACCTACCACCGGGTGGAGGAGGTGGATCTGGCCGCCCTGGAGCCCATGGTGGCCCAGCCCTCCTCCCCGGACAACGTGGTGCCGGTCAGGGAGGCGGAAGGCATCCCGGTGGACCAGGTGCTCATCGGCTCCTGCGCCAACTCCTCTTTCCGGGACCTTATGGTGGTGGCCAAGGCCCTGGCGGGGAAGAAGGTGCACCCCCGGGTGAGCCTGGAGATCAACCCCGGCTCCCGGCAGGTGCTGGAGACTCTCATCCTGGCCGGGGGCCTGGTGCCGCTGTTGGAGGCCGGGGCCCGCATCATGCCGCCGGGCTGCTGGGGCTGCATCGGCATCGGCCAGGCACCGGCCACCGAGGCGGTGAGCGTGCGCACCTTCACCCGCAATTTTCCGGGGCGAAGCGGCACCAAGGGCGACCAGGTCTTTCTGGTGAGCCCCGAAACCGCTGCGGCCACGGCCATCTACGGCCAGCTCACTGACCCCCGGCGCTTGGGGCAGGCCCCCCGCATCGCCCTGCCCCGGTATTCCATCGTCAACGGCAAACACCTGGTGCCGCCCCTGCCGCCGGAGGAGGCCGCCCGGGTGGAGGTCCTGCGGGGCCCCAACATCGTGCCCTTCCCGGAGCTGACGCCATTGCCCGAGACCTGGCGGGGCGAAGTCTGGCTGGTCACCGGCGACAATGTGAGCACCGACGACATTTTGCCCGCGGGCAGCCAGATCCTGCCCCTGCGCAGCAATCTCCCCGCCATCAGCGAGTTTGCCTTCACCCGCCTGGATCCGGAGTTCCCCCGGCGGGTCAAAGGCCGGGGCGAAGGGGCCATCGTGGGCGGCGACAACTACGGCCAGGGCTCCTCCCGGGAGCACGCCGCTTTGGCCCCCCGCTATCTGGGGGTGCGGGTGAAGCTGGTCCGGAGCTTTGCCCGGATACACCTGGCCAACCTCATCAACTTCGGCATCCTGCCCCTCACCTTTGAAGATCCGGGGGATTATGCCTACCTCCACGAGGGCCAGGAGCTGGAGCTCCCCGAGGTCAAGGCCCGGCTGCTTGGCGGCGAGGAGCGCCTGCCCCTCAGGGTGAACGGCCGGGAGATCTGGGTCCGGGCCGAGCTCACCCCCCGGCAGCGGAAAATCCTCGCCCTGGGCGGCGCCCTGAACCTGGCCCGTGGGGCGTGA
- a CDS encoding aldehyde dehydrogenase family protein: MKGRGCFINNTWQETGRWLTIRSPWDGEVVGEVALAGEKEWEAAIQAAQAAAGDLKKYSSYERRRLLEALVAGVRERQEEFARTIVAEGGKPITYARAEMARGVTTLTLAAEEAARVGGELVPLDTLPATKGRMGLTRRFPVGPVLGITPFNFPFNLMAHKVGPALAAGNPIIVKPASATPLTTLKLAEIYEAVGGPPGGFQVLPSPAALAERAVADERLKALTFTGSSEVGWHLKSVAGRKRVLLELGGNAALIVDQDADLKTAAHRAAIGAFAHAGQVCIAVQRILVLAPVYDRFKSLFLEAIDREITTGDPSREETVVGPLITDAAAARIRAWVEEALAGGATMLTGGPGEGRLIPPTVLENVRREMKVWREEIFGPVATLTPCRDFAQALAMANDSVYGLQAGVFTNNLAHAWQAFEELEVGGVIINDAPVFRVDHMPYGGVKASGLGREGVRLAMEELSELRLLALKISN, encoded by the coding sequence ATGAAGGGGCGGGGCTGCTTCATCAACAATACCTGGCAGGAGACGGGCCGGTGGCTCACCATCCGCTCCCCCTGGGATGGGGAGGTGGTGGGCGAAGTGGCTCTGGCCGGCGAGAAGGAATGGGAGGCGGCCATCCAGGCGGCCCAGGCCGCCGCCGGGGATCTGAAAAAATACTCCAGCTATGAGCGCCGCCGCCTCCTGGAAGCCCTGGTGGCCGGGGTGAGGGAGCGCCAGGAGGAGTTCGCCCGCACCATCGTGGCTGAAGGAGGAAAACCCATCACCTACGCTCGGGCGGAGATGGCCCGGGGGGTGACCACCCTGACTTTGGCGGCGGAGGAGGCGGCCCGCGTCGGTGGGGAGCTCGTCCCCCTGGACACCCTGCCCGCCACCAAAGGCCGCATGGGCCTCACCCGGCGCTTCCCGGTGGGGCCGGTTTTGGGCATCACCCCTTTTAACTTTCCCTTCAACCTCATGGCCCACAAGGTGGGGCCGGCCCTGGCGGCAGGCAACCCCATCATCGTCAAGCCCGCCTCCGCCACACCCCTCACCACCCTGAAGCTGGCGGAAATCTACGAGGCGGTGGGCGGGCCGCCGGGGGGCTTCCAGGTCCTTCCCAGTCCGGCGGCGCTGGCGGAGCGGGCCGTGGCCGACGAACGCCTGAAGGCTCTCACCTTCACCGGCAGCTCCGAGGTGGGCTGGCACCTGAAAAGCGTGGCGGGCAGGAAAAGAGTGCTCCTGGAGCTGGGGGGGAACGCCGCCCTCATCGTGGACCAGGATGCGGACCTGAAGACCGCCGCCCACCGGGCCGCCATCGGCGCCTTTGCCCACGCCGGCCAGGTGTGCATCGCGGTGCAACGGATCCTGGTGCTGGCGCCGGTCTATGACCGCTTCAAGAGCCTCTTTCTGGAGGCCATTGACCGGGAGATCACAACCGGCGACCCCTCCCGGGAGGAGACGGTGGTGGGGCCCTTGATCACCGACGCCGCCGCCGCCCGCATCCGGGCCTGGGTGGAGGAGGCCCTGGCCGGAGGCGCCACCATGCTCACCGGCGGGCCAGGAGAAGGGCGGCTCATCCCCCCTACGGTTCTGGAAAACGTGCGCCGGGAGATGAAGGTCTGGCGGGAGGAGATCTTCGGGCCGGTGGCGACGCTCACCCCCTGCAGGGATTTCGCCCAGGCCTTGGCTATGGCCAACGACTCGGTCTACGGGCTGCAGGCCGGGGTCTTCACCAACAACCTGGCTCACGCCTGGCAAGCCTTTGAGGAACTGGAGGTGGGCGGGGTGATCATCAACGACGCCCCCGTCTTCAGGGTGGACCACATGCCCTACGGCGGCGTCAAGGCCTCGGGGCTGGGCCGGGAAGGCGTGCGCCTGGCCATGGAGGAACTGAGCGAACTCCGTCTATTGGCGTTGAAGATTAGCAATTGA
- a CDS encoding TraR/DksA C4-type zinc finger protein — MAGPNAEKLAEVKERLLERKRRLWQEVKDQLRSNIGDGYQEMLSTARDEEDQATVSLLAETQLTLLGPKRQELEAIEEALQRLENGTYGLCESCGQPIEPRRLEVMPETPFCRTCMSLKEKLAKAAAVR; from the coding sequence ATGGCGGGACCGAACGCGGAAAAATTGGCGGAAGTGAAGGAGCGGCTCCTGGAGCGCAAACGGCGCCTCTGGCAGGAGGTCAAGGACCAGCTCCGGAGCAACATCGGCGACGGCTACCAGGAAATGCTCTCCACCGCCCGGGATGAAGAGGACCAGGCCACGGTGAGCCTCCTGGCCGAAACCCAGCTCACCCTGCTGGGGCCCAAACGTCAGGAGCTGGAGGCCATCGAGGAGGCGCTCCAGCGCCTGGAAAACGGCACCTACGGCCTGTGCGAATCCTGCGGCCAGCCCATTGAACCCCGGCGCTTGGAGGTCATGCCCGAAACCCCCTTCTGTCGCACCTGCATGTCGCTGAAGGAGAAGCTGGCCAAGGCCGCGGCCGTGCGCTGA